Genomic DNA from Salvia miltiorrhiza cultivar Shanhuang (shh) chromosome 1, IMPLAD_Smil_shh, whole genome shotgun sequence:
GAAAATTTGGATGTGTTTTCAAAACTTGTGCAAGACATTAAATTGACTGGCGATGAACACATTGATGATTATGCCCCTATTGTGCTGTTGAATGCTATTCCTGAGTCTTACAGTGATGTCAAGTCTGCTATTAAGTATGGTAGAGACAACGTGACTTTTGATACTGTTGTGAATGCTTTGAAAAGCAAGGAACTTGATTTGAAGCATAATGTTGGGAGGGAATCCGAGATGAAGGTTATgcatgtgagagagagaaatcaaTTTAGGCCTCAAAAGCATGCTAGTAACCAAGATAATGATGACactaagaagaagaagaaaaagtcTTATAAGACAAGGACTAAGAAGTGTTATAACTGTGGTAAACCAGGTCATTTTGCTAAAGACTGTCCTAGTTCTAGTTCTAGTTGTAGTTCTAGTTCAGATGGTGAGTCAGAGTCTGATGGTGATTTGCAAAATGAGCATGCTAATTTGGCTTCTTGTAGTGATAACATGGGTAATTTATTTTCGGTGGTTGGAGCATGTGATAACAACCTGTTGAAATCTATGCATTCTGATTGTCTGTGTGAAAGTGAATGGCGTGTAGATTCTGGTTGCTCTTTTCATATGTCGCCGTTTAAGAATCTGTTTTCAAACTTTCAGACTGTTAGTAATGGCTGTGTGTCTATGGCAAATGGTGCAAAATGTCATGTTGTTGGCATTGGTGATGTGCGTCTTAAGTTTGAGTCTGGATATGTTTTCACTTTGAAGCATGTTAGGTATGTGCCTGATTTGTGTTTTAACCTCCTGTCTTGTTCCGCCTTAGAGAGTGATGGGTTAGAAGGTAGGTGGGGAAAGGGTCAAATGGAGATTGTGAGAGGATCCCTGATTGTTTTCACAGCTGAAAAATGTGATAACATGTATGTCTGCCTTGCTGATCCTGTTACTGTTGTGTCTAACTGTGTGGATGACACCCAAGTTGAAAAAGACTTGGATTGGCGTGTGTTTTAGTCTGTCTTATGATACTGCTCACTTTGAGGTGGAGTTGTTCACCCCTCTTAGTTTTTGTGACCTGAACTTTTGTGTTTCTGTGTGTTTGAGCATTGTGTTGCTCGTTTTGTTTGCTTGTGATGTCTTTGTGACTTTACAGGTTTGATCTTTGTGATTGTCCAACTGTGTGTTGAGTCTGTCCTTCGTGATCTGCGTGGTCTTTTAGGATTGTTAGATCTTAGTGATCTATGTGTTCTATGTGTGTTCTGCTGGTTGCTTTATCTTGTGTGATTTGCAGGTGTTTGGACACGGTTAGTTTACACGGTGATCTGTGTGATCGGAGCTTACTTTGTGTTTGCTCACTTGTTTCCCTTGTATTGTCTGTGTGATTTTACAGGGATCTCGGCAATGATGAATCCCATTGTCCTTCTCGTTTGTGCACCACGATTGGGCCAAAGGTGGAGATTGTTAGTCTTATTTGGCCCAACTCCATGGAAGCCCAAACCCACACACCAAAGCCCATCCTGGCAGGCCCATATCCTAGCCTACTTAAGCCTCTTTGCCCTAATTGCTAAGCGAGGAAAAAGAGTGCAGAGAGAGGCAGCGTGAGTTTGAATTGGGAGAAGCTACCTTCACTTAGTGAGATAGAGTGAGAAGTGCAGTTGAGTGTGGGAGAGAAGACGACTGTTGTCGCTGTTCTTGTGTGATCGAGCGAATCGTGTTCtctatctctccattcaccttTCTCACGTGGATCGAACAAGAAGCTTCGTGTCTTGCTTGTTCTCCCCCTGTTTCGTGTCTTCCCGACGCAGCTACTGTGAGGAGCCGCCGGAGAGGGTCAAGGGTGTCGTGGGTGTGTGGAGCTACCGGAGTTTGTTGTGGTGCAAGTTGCTGTGCGCTTTGAGAAGGAAACGGGACTGAGCCGAAGCTTTGCCCCCTGCTGCTCGTGTTCCTGCAGCTGGAGCTGGAACGTCGCCGCGACGCAGCTGATCCCAGGGAAGTCACTGCTGCTGTCACGCtcctgctgttgctgctgctctcTCCCTCCAAAGCTCGAAGAGCTCGTTGGCTTCGTGCTAACGAGTACGTGGACGACGACGTGCCACGATAATACCCAACATCTTCGATCCTTCTATTTCAACAAAACTTGTGCAATGGAATGAAAGTGATGAGTGCTGCAAGTGGCCCGGTGTGGAATGTGATGCTGCTGGCTACGTCATCAGTTTGCAGCTCGATAATGATTCCATTGCTGGTGAAATCGCGGATTCATCGAGTCTTTTCAAACTTATGCATCTGCAAAAGCTAAATCTAGCCTTCAATTATATCAACTACACTCTCATTCCAAGAGGTATTCACAATCTGACTTATTTGACACACTTAAATTTATCCAATGCTGGATTTGGTGGGCAGGTTCCAGCTGAAATTTCTTCCTTGAGGAGGTTGGTTAGTCTCGATATCTCCTATTTTACAACATCTGTGAAACTGGAGATGCTTATCCAAAATCTAACAGGGCTTCGAGAGCTCTATCTTGATAGTGTCAATGTTacttggtgattggagatataagggtggagtttggtgaatggagagataaggtggttcttggagtggatggggaactaactactaacatctaacatgactttgaccgatcaaaaaaaaaaaaaaaaaaaaaaaaaatgagagcaGAAAATGGAGCCACATTATATCATCATATTTACCCAACCTCACCACCTTGAGCTTGCGTTCTTGTGGTTTGTCTGGCCCTTTAGCTAAGTCCTTTGGGCAactccattccctttccatccTTCGACTAGATGAGAACGATCTTTCAACAGAACTTCCAGACTTGTTTGCCAATTTTCCAAGTTTGACCACCTTGACTCTTGCTAACTGCGGTTTGAAGGGTTCGATTCCATCCACCTTTGCTAACCTAACCAACCTGATTCGTGTCGATTTGTCAGGTAATTCATTCACAGGCTCACTTTCTTCTACGCTGTTTGAAGGTCTTTCCAATCTTGTTTATTTAGATTTGTCAAGTAATTCATTCCTTGGTAATATTCCCCACTCTCTCTTTGCTCTCCCTTCATTGTTGGAACTTTATCTTAGCTACAATCAATTTAGTGGCACTTTCCAACTGGACAACTTTCCAAGTCTTTCCAATCTTACACGGCTTGGTCTATCTTACAATAGATTGTCGGTATATGTTGGCAACGTCAATTCAACTTCATATGGAAGTCTCCAACTAAAAGTGTTAGGACTAGCTTCATGTAACTTGTCCCATTTTCCTAATTTCATCAAATACTTGGATATGGAACTAGTGGACCTCTCAGACAATCGAATTGCTGGGGAGATACCTAGTTGGATTTGGGGAACACAACTTCAGTATTTGAACCTCTCTTTCAATCTTCTAACACATCTGCAAAAGCCTTACCATATCCCTGCTTCTCTTCGAGTCCTATACTTGGACTCTAACCAGCTCAAGGGTGAGTTGCACCTGCCCATTCCACCCGAGTCTCAACTCTGGTACTTGTCTGTTGCTAATAACAGTTTAAGTGGATCAATTCCAACCTCCCTCTGCAGTGCCACGAACCTCGATGTTCTTGACTTGTCTGGCAATAGATTAAGTGGCAGCATACCCCCTTGCTTACTTGAGCAATACATTGGAGCGATCAATTTGGGGAGAAACAACATCAGCGGTAGTATTCCAGATAATTTTCCAATGGATTGTAGCCT
This window encodes:
- the LOC131013770 gene encoding receptor-like protein 19; protein product: MASFFGMAPFDGKSDFSIWKQKMKCILIQQHVFKAVDHSYADNETEEKKSDMNELALSSIILNLSDCVLRKVGVCDSAKDLWCKLEELYTEKSLPSKLFLLERFFQFELDLSKDVDENLDVFSKLVQDIKLTGDEHIDDYAPIVLLNAIPESYSDVKSAIKYGRDNVTFDTVVNALKSKELDLKHNVGRESEMKVMHVRERNQFRPQKHASNQDNDDTKKKKKKSYKTRTKKCYNCGKPGHFAKDCPSSSSSCSSSSDGESESDGDLQNEHANLASCSDNMGNLFSVVGACDNNLLKSMHSDCLCESEWRVDSGCSFHMSPFKNLFSNFQTVSNGCVSMANGAKCHVVGIGDVRLKFESGYVFTLKHVRYVPDLCFNLLSCSALESDGLEGRWGKGQMEIVRGSLIVFTAEKCDNMYVCLADPVTVVSNCVDDTQVEKDLDWRLIFVIVQLCVESVLRDLRGVWTRDLGNDESHCPSRLCTTIGPKVEILELERRRDAADPREVTAAVTLLLLLLLSPSKARRARWLRANDDECCKWPGVECDAAGYVISLQLDNDSIAGEIADSSSLFKLMHLQKLNLAFNYINYTLIPRGIHNLTYLTHLNLSNAGFGGQVPAEISSLRRKWSHIISSYLPNLTTLSLRSCGLSGPLAKSFGQLHSLSILRLDENDLSTELPDLFANFPSLTTLTLANCGLKGSIPSTFANLTNLIRVDLSGNSFTGSLSSTLFEGLSNLVYLDLSSNSFLGNIPHSLFALPSLLELYLSYNQFSGTFQLDNFPSLSNLTRLGLSYNRLSVYVGNVNSTSYGSLQLKVLGLASCNLSHFPNFIKYLDMELVDLSDNRIAGEIPSWIWGTQLQYLNLSFNLLTHLQKPYHIPASLRVLYLDSNQLKGELHLPIPPESQLWYLSVANNSLSGSIPTSLCSATNLDVLDLSGNRLSGSIPPCLLEQYIGAINLGRNNISGSIPDNFPMDCSLYYLDVNNNTLEGKIPKSLERCVELYFMNVGNNNITDSFPCMLSSSRGWLQLLVLRSNKFHGEVRCHNMSWPYLQILDISSNHFSGNLESINFSSWSSMSESGRSELWSSIITLTIKGVIRQIDKIWADSGTIDLSCNNFGGEIPTAIGDFGLLHLLNLSHNALNGSIPNSFGQLRNLESLDLSGNRLTGPIPVELAGLSFLSVLNLSYNKLVGMIPNSRQFQTFSADSFKGNAGLCGFNLNISCSPTDGSDHLWPQEDENGEEKSEIEWEYVSTSLGYVVGLGIIVWLLLFCQSFRGKYFGKVEEVFEDICDARIRRRRRRGHARRVALRNQVMRRQ